GCTAGAAATATGCAGAAATACTAGGCGTGAGGCGGAGGGATAGGTGGTGCGTAACGACAATTAAGATATGAGATATCATCATCCAGAAGGATTTCAGACTGAAAAAAACTGGCAATAAATATTGAGTCACAAGGCGGATGAGACTGAGTATATGAATGGTTACTATGCTCGTGTTCCCCTTCGCCGCTTGCTGATGACATGCTAGCTATGGTGAGTTCAACACTAGCCATGTCATTAGCTAAGGGGGCAGGCTGCCCTGCATTAAACACTAAGGGCCCATGGTGATGAGAATGCGGGGGATTTAAAGCGTAAGGCGCGGAAGTAGAATTTGAATTTGAATTTGAATTTGAAGTTGAAGTTGAAGTTATTAAAACATAATTACCAGGACGATTAGCACTGTCACCATGACTATGATGATGGCTAACATTTTTCCCCATAGGATGTTTTCCACTGGGATATTGCACAGAAAAAGCTGAGCCCATGGGAAAAAACTGGCACAGTAAAACCACCAGCAAAATAGCCAATGTTAACTTCGAATGCCCCTTAATCGGTGGCATTTTAGCGTTCATAGCAAGCTTTATATCAAGCTTTATATCAAGCAGAATCGACTCCAATAGGCTTATTCACATCACACTTCCAAACAGCCTTAGCATTAAATCAGCTCCCCACTCAAACATCCAGTAAAGGCTCGAATCACGCGGTTTTATTCTCTCAGCATTACCTCGTAGTCGACAATAAGCCCGCCGTCAACTGTTCCGAGTGGACAGTTATTTAAAATCGCATCTTCCCCTAAATTAGTCTAACCGTTCAAATTAACCTTTAGAAATAACTATATAAACAGTCGTTTAATAAGAGTTATTCCGAAGAGCATCAGCCGTTAATTACCAGCATAAGCTACTTATCATTAAACGTTAACCCCTTACGCTGGCTATGTTATTCGGTAAAAAACACGTGTGTTAACTAAGGATAAATTATGAGTAATGTAGATCTTGAATATGGTCGCTTGATAAGCCAAAGCCATGAACTGGACATTCCCTTAACAGTGGCAGAGTTTTGGTCTGGATTTGACGATTATCTCACCCTGCAGAAAGCCTTAGGCGGACATGAGGATACCAAGCTACTGACTGGAGGCGGACGTCCAAATAACGGCGTCAATGCCGAGGTGGCCTTTTCCTTTGCTGGCGGCGAGACCCGTGAGGTGCTTTGGCAGAAAGATGATACTAACCATGTCTGGGTAATGGGACTCCCTCAGTCCAATGTGCTGTTCTCATATTATCGCGCCACAGTCGCTGTTTGGCAGGCAGAAAAAACGGCAAAAGCAAAACTGACCATTGATGGTGTACTCGTCAGTAAAGACGAAAAAGAACGTCAGCTGACTTTAGATACTTTAGCTAAATTCCTGCCGACCCGTATCAATGAAATCAATGATCTGGTGTTGCAACGAGACGGCCTACGCATGTCTTTAAAGCTAAAGCTCAATTACTCCATTGAAGATTTCTGGAAAATTGTCAGCAACTGGAACGATATTTCCTGGGTAATGGGAGCAACTTCAATGGAGGATCTCGGTGATGACATTCGCCGCGTTCACTTTGGTGACATAGCCCTGGAAGAGAAACTTGATTCGGTGACGGAAGAGACTCACACCTTAGTCTATTCAATCCTCAAATCAGCCATGCCGGTCAGCATGTACAAGGGCACCCTAAGGCTTAAATCCAGAGGCAATGACAAGCTAGTGCTTCACTACGACTCGGTCTTCTTACCACGAGAAGGACAAGATAGAGAAGCAGTAAAAAAAGGCTTAGAGCAAGGATTTGCACAAAGATTAGAGTGGATGAAAAACAAATTTAACTAATAAGAATCATGGAAGAGGAACGCACAATGACCGATATAACTAAGCAAGCTACGGTTCAAGTAAAAGGAATCGTAAACGCCCCCATCGAAGATGTCTGGAAACTTTATCGCCCCTTCGGTGAAATGACCCAGTGGTGGCATATTTATAAGACCATGGAACTGGCCCCTCCAGCCGAAGACAAGGTGGGTGCGATTCGCACCTTTAGCTTTAAAGATAGAAATATGACCATCAGTGAGCAACTGATATCTCGTGATGATACGACTCACACCCTAGAATATAAAATGATAAAAATGGAGCCGTCGATACCTGGCCTAGACGGTATCACGACTCGAGTACAGATGCGGTCCATCTCGGCGGTCCAAACTGAGATAACTTGGTGTAATTGGGTCATGGCCCCATCAGTCGTCTGCAGCATGATTAAAGCGCCTCAAGCTCAAGGCTACCGCGATGGCATCACAGCCTTAAATCGGTTTTTCAATCCCTCTTTGGGCAAGGTCATCGTCACCTTAGCTAGCATTAAAGATCTTCCCCATAGTTTCCCGCCGGTAAACCCCTATGTGATCGTTGAGCTCGATGGGGAGAACCATCAAACGGCTAAACCCAATTTCCCCTATAGCTCGACGTTCAATGATACCTTCGAATTTGAGTTACTGAGCAGAAAAGGCAGTTTAGGCTTTGGCGTTATGGACTCATGTTTAGGCAGCGATTCCCTGATCGGCACAGTCTCCCTGGATTTACATGATTTTGAGAATGATAAACCTAAGACGCTAGAGTTGGCACTCGACCAAGGTGCCTCTATCTCTGTGACCATAGAGATGGAACTCAATAACGATATCGATGCTTTACCCCTAACGGATAAGCAGCAGCAGTTTGTCAGCCTTAAAGAGATGTCAGACACCATCAATGGCGTCAAAGATAAGCTACAAAAAATCGTGTTAAACCTGCTGGTCGAAGAGAAGCCACGTTGGGAATATGATTCTTATCCGGTACATCCCATGCCAAAAATGGTCAAGGGTCTGCCTAGAAGCCAAGCTCTCTCTCCTCATAAACTGAGTCGTATGGGTGAACGAGTACTCGAATTTTCATTCTCTGAATTAGAGCTAAAGCAACGTTTGGCCGAATACCCAGCGGGCTCACTCAAAGCTTATGGGGCGTTTTTTGGCGGCTATCTTCCCGTGCCTGAACTGCTAGAGTCTTGGCAGGACGACAGTGAGTTTTGTCGTCAACTGATTCAAGGGCTAAACCCCTTAATGATCGAAGCGGTTAACAGTATTGAACAGGTGCCTGAAGCGATGCGAGAGCTGGAAGCTCAGGGCAAGGGCATGTCGGAACTCATTGCCGATAAGCGACTCTTCTTAGTCGATTACAAAGAGCTTGCACCGTTCAAGTGTGAAGATGGTAAATTCTTCTACGCTCCTTATCTCTTAGTTTATAAGCAACAGCTTGCAAATAATGACACTCGCCTGAATGTCGTCGCCATTCAGTTGGAACGCAACGAAGGTATCAACCCCATCTATACACCGGATTCGAACCAACCAAACCGGTTTATGTTTGCCAAAATTCATGTGCAATGTGCCGATAACCAGATCCATCAATTCCTCTATCATCTAGGTCTAGCCCACTTGGCGATAGAATCTATGGCGATAGCGACCCATAACAGCTTACCCAAGGAACATATCATCTCTAAGCTGTTAACCCCTCACTTCCAAGACACCATAGGCATCAACTTCCTGGCACGACAGACTCTGGTTGCAGAGCAAGGCGCAATCACTCAAAGCACTTTTGCTCTGGGTACGGCTCAAGGCGTGCAAATGGTATCCAACGGTTGGAAAACCTATGACTTCTTCAAGTCCAGTTTTCCAGAGCAATTAAAGGCACGAGGCTTCGATGAAGAGATGAGCGATGGCTTACAAGGCTATTATTACCGTGAAGACGGATATCTCATCTGGAACGCCATAGGTAACTACACCTCAAACACAGTTAAATCTGCCTATAGTGATGATGCCGCTGTGCTAGCCGACCCTGCAGTGCAAGCCTGGGCAAAAGAATTGGCCGACCCAGATATGGGAGCCATGCCAGGCTTCCCTGCTGAGATAAATAGTCTGGAGCTACTGAGTCATACACTACAGACGATCATCTGGATGGGCAGTGCATTCCACTCTGCAATCAACTTCCCTCAATTCCCTTATACAGCTGTGGCTCTTAACCGGCCTGCAACACTGGCAAAAAAGATGCCAGAAGGTGAACAGGACATTAGTGCCAAGTATATTGCGGCGGCGTTACCCAACCAGAAAAATGCAGCCTTCCAGTGCCTGCTATCCTGGATGCTGGCAATGCCCTCGGAAACCTCTCTTGCTAACCTAGATCCTCTAGAAAATGATCATCCAGAGATAAGCCAAGCATTTGCCGCCGAGATGAAACAGATAAGCGAAAAAATCCATGCCCGCAACAAGCAATTATCTGCTGCGGGTAAACCTGACTATAGCTATCTATTACCGGAAAACATTGCTGCCAGTATCAATATTTAATGATTGAAACATAAACACACTAGCCAATATTCAGCGGCTTAATGGACCAGAGGTTACCTCCATCAAGCCGCTGTTATTGCGCTAGTTTTATAAGTTTAAGTGTTCAGTATTTTATGAATTACTCGCAGTATATACATGTAAAGGAACAGATAAATGTCAAAACTTATTTTGTCTCTCGATGGTGGTGGAATTAGAGGTGTAGCCATCACTCAGTTTCTCAGTATGGTCGAGAAAAAATTACAGCAAGAGCATAATAAATCGATTCGCGATTGTGTCGATCTATACGCAGGAACCAGTACCGGCAGTATCATAGCCTTAGCCTTGGCGACAACGGACATGACTTTGGCTCAAATCGATGAGCTGTATAATTATGAAAATGGCAACAGGATTTTTACTGAACATAAAGGCTTTTTCGATATAGACGGTATCAATGCCCCGAAATATGAAGCCAGTGGAAAAACTGATCTGCTAAGAGAAAATTTTAATCAGGCTAAAATTGGTGACGTACCTGAAGGTAAACATGTCTTAGCCGTCTCCTACGACATTGAAAAACGTAAGCCAGTTATTATCAAGTCCAACAAGTCTGACTATCTGGAACTCCTGTCGTCAGAGGCCGCTGATGCGACCAGCGCAGCACCAACATTCTTCCCCACTAAGGGCCTGGAATCTGCCGATACCAGTGAAGAGTCTTGGTTGATAGATGGTGGTGTGATAGCCAACAACCCCACCATGTGTGCCATTGCCGAAGCCAGAAAAATATGGCCCCATTACTCACTCAGTGATATGCGGGTGTTATCCATAGGCACTGGATTTTTGACCAGAAAGATCAACGGTTCAAAATCCAGAAAATGGGGGGCCTTACAGTGGATGACGGAAGGCAAACTCATGGAAGTCTTGAGCGACGAACGTATCGTTTCTTACCAGAGCTTAACCATCATGGATAGCGGCAACTATATTCGTGTTAATGCCAAACTCAAACCCCAACCTGGGCTACCTACGCCTCCCGATGATGCCATGGATGATCTGACCAAAAGCAACATCAATAGACTCAGAGAATTAGGTAAATTCTGGTTTAGTGAATACGGTGAATCTGTGGTGCAACTGCTATTGAACACCTACCAAGGCCCTTCACTCGATCGCATCGACCCAGAAACGGGCCATCCCATCGCCTAAGTGACAAATAAGAGCCATAAAAAAGCCAGTCAAAATATCGACTGGCTTTTTCAAAGTAACAGGCTGTTTAGTCAAAATACACGATTAACACTAACGCTTAGATTAAACTCGTTAGCATCTCATCTGAATATTCCACCAATGCTTTGCCATCACGCACCAGCGCCACGTAATCTGGATTAGCGATAAAAGGTCTGCCTATGGCTAATAGGTCGAACTTATCTGCTGCTATGGCACTGCTGCCAGTCTCTGCGGTATAGCTACCTACGCCCACCAACGTCTTGTTATAGATGCTACGTACATAGCTAGACGCTCGACCACCTAAATAGTCAAACTCCATGGCATCATCGAAGATACCTATATGCAGGAAAGCCAGCTCACGCTTCTCCAGCTCAGGTAATAGATA
This portion of the Shewanella violacea DSS12 genome encodes:
- a CDS encoding SRPBCC family protein; its protein translation is MSNVDLEYGRLISQSHELDIPLTVAEFWSGFDDYLTLQKALGGHEDTKLLTGGGRPNNGVNAEVAFSFAGGETREVLWQKDDTNHVWVMGLPQSNVLFSYYRATVAVWQAEKTAKAKLTIDGVLVSKDEKERQLTLDTLAKFLPTRINEINDLVLQRDGLRMSLKLKLNYSIEDFWKIVSNWNDISWVMGATSMEDLGDDIRRVHFGDIALEEKLDSVTEETHTLVYSILKSAMPVSMYKGTLRLKSRGNDKLVLHYDSVFLPREGQDREAVKKGLEQGFAQRLEWMKNKFN
- a CDS encoding lipoxygenase family protein, which encodes MTDITKQATVQVKGIVNAPIEDVWKLYRPFGEMTQWWHIYKTMELAPPAEDKVGAIRTFSFKDRNMTISEQLISRDDTTHTLEYKMIKMEPSIPGLDGITTRVQMRSISAVQTEITWCNWVMAPSVVCSMIKAPQAQGYRDGITALNRFFNPSLGKVIVTLASIKDLPHSFPPVNPYVIVELDGENHQTAKPNFPYSSTFNDTFEFELLSRKGSLGFGVMDSCLGSDSLIGTVSLDLHDFENDKPKTLELALDQGASISVTIEMELNNDIDALPLTDKQQQFVSLKEMSDTINGVKDKLQKIVLNLLVEEKPRWEYDSYPVHPMPKMVKGLPRSQALSPHKLSRMGERVLEFSFSELELKQRLAEYPAGSLKAYGAFFGGYLPVPELLESWQDDSEFCRQLIQGLNPLMIEAVNSIEQVPEAMRELEAQGKGMSELIADKRLFLVDYKELAPFKCEDGKFFYAPYLLVYKQQLANNDTRLNVVAIQLERNEGINPIYTPDSNQPNRFMFAKIHVQCADNQIHQFLYHLGLAHLAIESMAIATHNSLPKEHIISKLLTPHFQDTIGINFLARQTLVAEQGAITQSTFALGTAQGVQMVSNGWKTYDFFKSSFPEQLKARGFDEEMSDGLQGYYYREDGYLIWNAIGNYTSNTVKSAYSDDAAVLADPAVQAWAKELADPDMGAMPGFPAEINSLELLSHTLQTIIWMGSAFHSAINFPQFPYTAVALNRPATLAKKMPEGEQDISAKYIAAALPNQKNAAFQCLLSWMLAMPSETSLANLDPLENDHPEISQAFAAEMKQISEKIHARNKQLSAAGKPDYSYLLPENIAASINI
- a CDS encoding patatin-like phospholipase family protein, producing the protein MSKLILSLDGGGIRGVAITQFLSMVEKKLQQEHNKSIRDCVDLYAGTSTGSIIALALATTDMTLAQIDELYNYENGNRIFTEHKGFFDIDGINAPKYEASGKTDLLRENFNQAKIGDVPEGKHVLAVSYDIEKRKPVIIKSNKSDYLELLSSEAADATSAAPTFFPTKGLESADTSEESWLIDGGVIANNPTMCAIAEARKIWPHYSLSDMRVLSIGTGFLTRKINGSKSRKWGALQWMTEGKLMEVLSDERIVSYQSLTIMDSGNYIRVNAKLKPQPGLPTPPDDAMDDLTKSNINRLRELGKFWFSEYGESVVQLLLNTYQGPSLDRIDPETGHPIA